Proteins encoded together in one Acetobacteroides hydrogenigenes window:
- a CDS encoding fused response regulator/phosphatase: protein MTPIIKSKPKILLVDSDINLLNKLAQLLEHIDCDIYKVTNGMEAFELALRINFDLIISELFLPELDGNELVKRIRQLSNGKECVFVFLTSAISEDMQVKCISDGADNVIVKPIREKIFQTKVEGYISRIIETKYIQKRRFRHNLSADLGEILLCKTAGSRTKIANVDLKVNEVTSYCEFENVFAAKNVWMIFIDDKATWAINLIYRMARHVGASIPIWLIACRKASELQQLNFIENGGFGVLIKYKNPEILSHQIKVLIDREINIKNQYVSSIKQAVLTSPVHFAPMYEEDFPSFRLQVKYEPYTKPAGGDFYEIVKLDNGNTLILLGDVMGKKWGAWFFANAYLAYIRASLKVFPTQKQLEVGNNLGLLLSEINQFLYKDIQLSDAFTTLTAMLIAPDQQQVKLASAGAIYPIFYSKKDRAASVVTIKGKILGIVEEEKYTVEALTVAPGDKVVLVTDGYTEAYDTTKEKLIGIAKIAATLEMPLNKGITNLDKLEQSIMANNSIDSFNDDRTMLLVEFK, encoded by the coding sequence GTGACACCAATTATAAAAAGCAAGCCCAAGATACTTCTTGTTGATAGCGACATCAACCTACTCAATAAGCTCGCCCAGCTCTTGGAGCACATCGACTGCGACATATACAAGGTTACCAATGGAATGGAAGCTTTTGAGCTGGCCCTTCGAATTAACTTTGACCTTATCATTTCGGAGCTTTTCCTTCCAGAATTAGACGGTAACGAGCTCGTAAAAAGGATTCGTCAGCTTAGCAACGGTAAAGAATGCGTTTTCGTATTCCTTACCAGCGCCATTAGCGAGGATATGCAGGTAAAGTGCATATCCGATGGAGCCGACAACGTCATCGTAAAACCTATAAGGGAAAAGATATTCCAAACTAAGGTAGAGGGCTACATTTCAAGAATCATCGAAACCAAGTACATCCAAAAAAGACGCTTTAGGCACAACCTTAGCGCAGACTTGGGCGAAATCCTACTTTGTAAGACGGCAGGCTCGCGCACTAAAATAGCCAACGTAGACTTAAAGGTAAACGAGGTAACCTCCTACTGCGAGTTCGAAAATGTTTTTGCCGCTAAAAACGTTTGGATGATCTTTATTGACGACAAGGCCACCTGGGCCATCAACCTAATCTACCGAATGGCCCGGCATGTTGGAGCGAGCATTCCCATTTGGCTTATCGCCTGTCGAAAAGCATCCGAATTGCAGCAGCTCAACTTTATAGAAAACGGAGGATTTGGGGTGCTTATAAAGTACAAGAACCCCGAAATTCTTTCGCATCAGATAAAAGTTCTAATCGATCGCGAAATCAACATAAAGAACCAGTACGTAAGCTCCATAAAGCAGGCTGTGCTGACCTCTCCGGTTCACTTTGCCCCAATGTACGAAGAGGATTTCCCGTCGTTCAGGCTACAGGTAAAGTACGAGCCGTATACGAAACCAGCTGGGGGCGACTTCTACGAAATCGTTAAGCTAGACAACGGCAACACCCTTATCCTACTAGGCGATGTTATGGGTAAAAAGTGGGGCGCATGGTTCTTTGCCAATGCGTACTTGGCCTACATCCGGGCTAGCCTCAAAGTTTTCCCCACCCAAAAGCAGCTTGAGGTTGGCAACAACCTGGGACTTCTGCTAAGCGAGATCAACCAGTTTTTGTACAAAGACATCCAGCTATCGGATGCGTTTACTACGCTTACGGCTATGCTGATAGCTCCGGATCAACAACAGGTTAAGCTAGCTTCGGCAGGTGCCATCTACCCCATTTTCTACTCTAAAAAGGATAGGGCAGCCTCTGTTGTAACCATAAAAGGGAAAATCCTCGGAATCGTTGAAGAAGAAAAGTATACGGTTGAAGCATTAACCGTTGCGCCTGGCGACAAGGTAGTTCTGGTAACCGATGGCTATACCGAAGCCTACGATACAACAAAGGAGAAGCTAATTGGGATCGCCAAAATTGCCGCGACGCTAGAAATGCCCCTCAACAAGGGTATTACCAATCTCGACAAACTGGAGCAATCGATCATGGCCAACAACAGCATCGATTCGTTTAACGACGACCGCACCATGCTGCTCGTGGAGTTTAAGTAG
- the gcvT gene encoding glycine cleavage system aminomethyltransferase GcvT: MKTTAFTNFHIELGARMVPFAGYNMPVEYFGINEEHATVREKVGVFDVSHMGEVWVKGPKAFDFVQYITSNDVAALFDGKVQYSCFPNGKGGIVDDLLVYRIDAETYLLVINAANIEKDWNWIVEQGKAFGFTPGKEIYNASDEICQLAIQGPLAMQVVQKITEETITDMEYYTFRKVNVAGIKNAILSTTGYTGAGGCEIYVANEDGEKLWKAIFEAGKEEGIRAIGLGARDTLRLEMGFCLYGNDINDTTSPIEAGLGWITKFTDEKNFIDKELLLKQKKEGVSRKLVGFEMIDRGIPRQHYDLCDAEGNVIGEVTSGTMSPMLKIGIGMGYVKPEFAKVGTEICLSVRGKLLKAKVAKLPFYKG, translated from the coding sequence ATGAAAACTACAGCTTTTACAAATTTTCACATAGAGCTAGGTGCTCGAATGGTTCCTTTTGCAGGGTATAACATGCCTGTTGAGTACTTTGGTATTAACGAAGAGCACGCTACCGTTCGCGAGAAGGTAGGCGTATTCGACGTTAGCCACATGGGCGAAGTTTGGGTAAAAGGGCCAAAGGCTTTCGACTTTGTACAGTACATCACCTCTAACGATGTTGCTGCTCTATTCGATGGTAAGGTTCAATACTCTTGCTTTCCTAACGGTAAGGGCGGTATTGTAGACGACCTTCTGGTTTACCGTATCGATGCCGAAACCTATCTTCTAGTAATCAATGCGGCCAATATCGAAAAGGATTGGAACTGGATTGTAGAGCAGGGCAAGGCGTTCGGTTTTACTCCAGGTAAGGAGATCTATAACGCTTCAGATGAAATCTGCCAGCTTGCTATCCAAGGACCATTGGCCATGCAGGTTGTTCAAAAGATTACCGAGGAAACTATTACCGATATGGAGTACTACACCTTCCGTAAGGTAAATGTTGCCGGCATTAAGAATGCTATTCTTTCTACAACAGGATATACCGGTGCTGGTGGTTGCGAAATCTACGTAGCTAATGAGGATGGTGAAAAGCTTTGGAAGGCAATCTTCGAAGCAGGTAAGGAAGAAGGCATCCGTGCAATCGGCCTAGGAGCTCGTGATACCCTCCGTCTCGAAATGGGCTTCTGCCTATACGGAAACGACATCAACGATACTACCTCGCCAATCGAGGCTGGTTTGGGTTGGATTACCAAGTTTACCGACGAGAAGAACTTCATCGACAAGGAGCTTCTTTTGAAGCAAAAGAAGGAAGGCGTAAGCCGTAAGCTTGTTGGTTTCGAAATGATCGACCGTGGAATTCCACGCCAGCACTACGATCTTTGCGATGCAGAGGGTAACGTAATCGGCGAGGTAACCTCTGGAACCATGTCGCCAATGCTTAAGATTGGTATTGGTATGGGATACGTGAAGCCAGAGTTCGCAAAGGTTGGAACCGAAATCTGCTTAAGCGTTCGTGGTAAGCTGCTTAAGGCAAAGGTTGCTAAGCTTCCTTTCTATAAAGGATAG
- a CDS encoding MBL fold metallo-hydrolase, translating to MKISVLGSGSEGNSTYLDVCGIPFLIDAGFSAKTLIGRMHNLGLNPSMLKAILVTHEHNDHIRGVGILSRKLNLPIYITPESYRVSASCLGKIAPENLRFIEGEFDIEGVRFIPFNVSHDAVRTIGFRVEGSNGKRMAISTDIGCYTEEILTHFTNVDIMVLEANYNFDMLQSCGYPYYLKQRIHSEQGHLSNEDSGRLICSCYHPNLKKVFLAHVSKNSNTYDLALATVRTELESKGIKLEVEVAYQDTVTELFAI from the coding sequence ATGAAAATTTCAGTTCTTGGGAGTGGAAGTGAAGGGAATTCGACCTATTTGGACGTTTGCGGAATACCTTTTCTTATAGATGCTGGGTTTAGCGCAAAGACGCTTATCGGTCGAATGCATAACCTCGGTCTCAATCCATCTATGCTTAAGGCAATTTTGGTAACGCACGAGCATAACGATCATATAAGGGGAGTGGGTATCCTTTCACGCAAGCTTAACCTGCCCATTTACATTACGCCAGAAAGCTACAGGGTATCGGCATCGTGTCTCGGGAAAATTGCCCCAGAGAATTTGCGTTTTATCGAAGGCGAATTTGATATCGAAGGCGTTCGGTTTATCCCCTTTAATGTAAGCCATGATGCCGTCCGAACGATAGGATTTCGGGTTGAAGGATCTAACGGAAAACGGATGGCCATTTCGACGGATATAGGCTGCTACACCGAGGAGATACTTACCCATTTTACCAATGTCGACATAATGGTTCTGGAGGCCAACTACAACTTTGATATGCTTCAAAGCTGCGGTTATCCTTACTACCTGAAGCAGCGTATTCATAGTGAGCAGGGGCACCTTTCGAACGAGGATTCGGGACGGCTAATCTGTAGCTGCTATCATCCGAATCTTAAAAAGGTGTTTTTGGCCCACGTTAGCAAGAATAGCAATACCTACGATCTTGCCTTGGCAACCGTTAGGACCGAATTGGAATCAAAAGGAATTAAACTAGAAGTTGAGGTTGCATATCAGGATACGGTAACCGAACTTTTTGCAATATAG
- a CDS encoding 2-phosphosulfolactate phosphatase gives MKRKVEVCFSPAIFGTQHRDDQVVVVVDIFRASSAICYAFANGVQEIIPIEDVEEARRYKEDGYLVACERKGIKADFADFDIGPENFTPDVVLGKTLIYSTANGTKTIQKAALCKRVVIGSYLNLTALANWLVRQDSDVIILCSGWKNRFCLEDSVFAGALVEQLLRTDRFTAKCDSALASLDLWAMAENDLLGYIEKASQRGRLRNYKMDSSIKLCHTLDLAKIIPVLKSGKLVAES, from the coding sequence ATGAAAAGAAAGGTAGAGGTTTGCTTCTCTCCCGCAATATTCGGCACGCAGCATCGTGACGATCAGGTTGTGGTTGTGGTAGACATTTTTCGAGCATCTTCGGCAATATGCTATGCGTTTGCCAATGGCGTACAAGAAATAATCCCGATAGAAGATGTCGAAGAAGCACGCAGGTACAAGGAGGATGGCTACCTTGTTGCATGCGAACGAAAAGGTATTAAGGCCGATTTTGCCGATTTTGACATTGGACCCGAAAATTTCACCCCCGATGTAGTTCTAGGTAAAACGCTTATTTATAGTACGGCCAATGGAACTAAAACTATTCAGAAAGCGGCATTGTGCAAGAGGGTTGTCATTGGCTCGTATCTTAACTTAACGGCCTTGGCTAATTGGCTTGTTCGGCAGGATAGCGATGTAATAATTCTTTGTTCGGGCTGGAAAAACCGCTTCTGCCTCGAAGATTCTGTATTTGCAGGAGCCTTAGTTGAGCAGCTGCTGCGTACCGATCGTTTTACAGCAAAATGCGATTCTGCACTAGCCTCGCTTGATTTGTGGGCAATGGCCGAGAATGACCTGCTCGGTTACATTGAAAAAGCTTCACAACGAGGTCGTTTGAGAAACTACAAGATGGACTCAAGCATTAAGCTGTGCCATACTCTCGATTTAGCAAAAATTATACCTGTACTAAAATCAGGGAAATTGGTAGCCGAGTCTTAG
- the phoU gene encoding phosphate signaling complex protein PhoU — MTHLDNELHMLKTEMGNMLHTVLFQLEKAQEACINGNIDLAHEVVAREKRVNAYELKIDSDCENIIALFNPVAIDLRMVLSTLKINSDIERIGDFAEGLARIALDHPSGFDKELAQVASLEIIFKNAIEMLSEAKIAFDKENPQLAASILSKDDILDEVNRKANTIIEEYIKAHPDNIRQALDMISIIRKIERIGDHCSNIAEEIIFYIEAKVIKHKDKK; from the coding sequence ATGACGCACTTAGATAACGAGCTCCATATGCTTAAGACCGAGATGGGAAACATGCTCCATACGGTGCTCTTCCAGCTCGAGAAGGCCCAGGAGGCCTGCATCAACGGGAATATCGACCTTGCCCACGAGGTGGTAGCCCGCGAGAAACGGGTAAACGCCTACGAGCTGAAGATCGACAGCGACTGCGAGAACATCATCGCGCTCTTCAACCCGGTAGCCATCGACCTCAGAATGGTGCTATCGACCCTAAAGATTAACTCCGACATTGAGCGCATTGGCGACTTTGCCGAAGGATTGGCTCGGATTGCGCTCGACCACCCCAGCGGCTTCGACAAGGAGCTTGCACAGGTGGCCAGCCTCGAGATCATTTTTAAGAATGCCATAGAGATGCTCTCCGAAGCTAAGATCGCCTTCGACAAGGAGAACCCGCAGCTGGCCGCATCCATCCTTTCGAAGGACGACATCCTCGACGAGGTAAACCGCAAGGCCAACACCATCATCGAGGAGTACATCAAGGCGCATCCCGACAATATTCGCCAAGCGCTAGACATGATCTCGATCATCCGCAAGATTGAGCGCATTGGCGACCACTGCAGCAACATTGCCGAGGAAATCATCTTCTACATCGAGGCAAAGGTGATTAAGCATAAGGATAAGAAGTAG
- the serC gene encoding 3-phosphoserine/phosphohydroxythreonine transaminase yields the protein MKKHNFSAGPCILAPQVIENTANAVRDLNGIGLSLIEISHRTKYFEPIMEEAQKNFKELIGAPDNYHVLFLGGGASLQFAMVPFNLMEKKAGYIETGVWAKKAIKEAKLFGEVEVLASSADSNFSYFPKNINIPSDLDYVHITTNNTIYGTEIHHDIDCPVTLVADMSSDIMSRPVDVTKYGMIYGGAQKNLGPAGVTFVLIREDILGKVSRQIPTMLDYRTHIKEGSMFNTPPVFAIYAVNETLKWMKQMGGVEKMYELNKAKAQLLYDEIDRNPMFMGTAEKESRSLMNICFVMAPEYKEKEAEFLEFAKSQGMEGLKGHRLVGGFRASTYNALPIESVKALIDCMREFEKKNA from the coding sequence ATGAAAAAACATAACTTCAGCGCTGGTCCATGTATCTTGGCCCCACAGGTTATTGAGAATACTGCAAATGCAGTACGCGACCTAAACGGTATAGGTCTTTCTCTAATCGAAATATCTCACCGTACCAAGTACTTTGAGCCCATTATGGAAGAGGCTCAAAAGAACTTCAAGGAGCTAATTGGTGCTCCTGATAACTACCACGTTCTTTTCCTAGGCGGTGGTGCTAGCCTTCAGTTTGCGATGGTGCCTTTCAACCTTATGGAAAAGAAGGCTGGTTACATCGAAACTGGTGTTTGGGCTAAGAAGGCCATCAAGGAAGCCAAGCTTTTCGGCGAGGTTGAAGTTCTTGCTTCATCGGCTGATAGCAACTTCAGCTACTTCCCTAAGAATATCAACATTCCTTCGGATCTAGACTACGTACACATCACTACTAACAACACCATTTACGGTACCGAAATTCATCACGATATTGACTGTCCTGTAACCCTAGTTGCTGACATGTCTTCTGATATCATGAGCCGTCCTGTTGATGTAACTAAGTATGGCATGATTTACGGTGGTGCTCAAAAGAACCTTGGACCTGCTGGTGTTACCTTCGTGCTTATCCGCGAGGACATCCTTGGCAAGGTTAGCCGTCAAATCCCAACGATGCTTGACTATAGAACCCACATCAAGGAAGGTTCTATGTTCAATACCCCTCCCGTATTTGCAATTTACGCCGTAAACGAAACCCTTAAGTGGATGAAGCAAATGGGTGGCGTTGAGAAGATGTACGAGCTTAACAAGGCTAAGGCGCAGCTTCTTTACGATGAAATCGACCGCAACCCAATGTTCATGGGAACTGCCGAGAAGGAAAGCCGTTCGCTAATGAACATCTGCTTCGTTATGGCTCCTGAGTACAAGGAGAAGGAAGCCGAATTCCTAGAGTTCGCTAAGAGCCAAGGAATGGAAGGTCTTAAGGGTCACCGTTTGGTTGGTGGTTTCCGTGCTTCTACCTACAACGCTCTTCCTATCGAAAGCGTTAAGGCTTTGATTGATTGCATGCGCGAGTTCGAAAAGAAAAACGCGTAG
- a CDS encoding 3-phosphoglycerate dehydrogenase — MAKVLVATEKPFAKEAVDGIRKIVEAAGFELALLEKYTSNDDFLKAVADVDGLIVRSDKVTREVVEAAKNLKVVVRAGAGYDNLDLAACTEKGIVAMNTPGQNSNAVAELAFGMMLYIARNSFQPGTGAELKGKKIGIHAYGNVGRCVATIAKGFGMEVYAFDPFVTAEAMAAEGVKVCSTVEELYATCNYVSLHIPANDKTKNSINFDLLSKMPKGGVLVNTARKEVIHEADMVKMMTERPDFKYVSDIEPAIAAELKEKFGNRVFFTPKKMGAETAEANVNAGLAAARQVVGLIKNGDKTFQVNK, encoded by the coding sequence ATGGCTAAAGTACTCGTTGCAACAGAGAAACCCTTTGCTAAGGAAGCTGTTGATGGTATCAGAAAGATAGTTGAAGCGGCTGGATTCGAATTGGCCCTTCTCGAAAAGTATACTTCGAACGACGATTTTCTAAAGGCAGTTGCCGATGTTGACGGACTTATTGTTCGTAGCGACAAGGTAACCCGTGAGGTGGTTGAAGCTGCTAAGAACCTTAAGGTAGTGGTACGTGCTGGTGCCGGTTACGACAACCTTGATCTTGCTGCTTGCACCGAAAAGGGTATTGTGGCTATGAACACCCCAGGACAGAACTCGAATGCGGTTGCCGAGCTTGCCTTTGGCATGATGCTCTATATTGCCCGTAACTCGTTCCAACCTGGAACTGGTGCCGAGCTGAAGGGTAAAAAGATCGGTATTCATGCCTACGGAAACGTTGGCCGCTGCGTGGCAACCATTGCAAAGGGCTTTGGAATGGAGGTTTACGCGTTCGACCCATTCGTTACTGCTGAGGCTATGGCTGCCGAAGGCGTTAAGGTTTGCTCTACCGTAGAGGAGCTTTACGCTACCTGCAACTACGTTTCGCTGCATATTCCTGCTAACGATAAAACAAAGAACTCGATCAACTTCGATCTTCTTTCGAAGATGCCTAAGGGTGGCGTGCTAGTTAACACCGCTCGTAAGGAGGTTATTCACGAAGCAGATATGGTTAAGATGATGACCGAGCGTCCCGACTTTAAGTACGTTTCGGATATCGAACCAGCAATTGCTGCTGAGCTTAAGGAAAAATTTGGCAACCGCGTATTCTTCACCCCAAAGAAAATGGGTGCTGAAACTGCCGAGGCAAACGTTAATGCTGGTCTTGCTGCTGCCCGTCAGGTGGTAGGCCTAATCAAGAACGGCGACAAAACTTTCCAAGTAAATAAGTAG
- a CDS encoding DUF1015 domain-containing protein, giving the protein MVKIKPFKGVRPPKDIVAEVASRPYDVLNSAEAKAEAGEKSLLHIIKPEIDFDPIADEHSQEVYDKAVENFKKWQANGWLKQDPTEKYYVYAQTMDGRTQYGLVAACHCEDYMTGKIKKHELTRKDKEEDRMIHVRIQNANVEPVFFAYPAVAEMDSIIAKVVAASAPEYDFVAADGFGHKFWVIEDDAVNKRITEIFAEIPALYVADGHHRTAAAALVGEEKKKANPNHTGDEEYNFFLAVIFPDNQLKIIDYNRVVKDLNGLTTEQLIAKLSEDFDIKEMGADIYTPNALHNFSMYIDGKWYSLTAKAGTYDDNDPIGILDVTVLSNLVLDKVLGIKDLRTDKRIDFVGGIRGLGELKRRVDNGEMKVAFALYPVTMQQLINISDTGNIMPPKTTWFEPKLRSGIVIHKLD; this is encoded by the coding sequence ATGGTAAAAATTAAACCTTTCAAGGGCGTTCGTCCCCCAAAAGATATTGTTGCTGAAGTAGCATCGCGTCCTTACGACGTGCTTAACTCGGCTGAGGCTAAGGCTGAGGCTGGCGAAAAGTCGCTGCTTCACATCATCAAGCCAGAAATCGACTTCGATCCAATCGCCGACGAGCACTCTCAAGAGGTGTACGACAAGGCTGTTGAGAACTTCAAGAAGTGGCAGGCTAATGGCTGGCTTAAGCAAGATCCTACCGAAAAGTACTACGTGTACGCTCAAACCATGGACGGCCGCACCCAGTACGGATTGGTTGCTGCTTGTCACTGCGAGGACTACATGACCGGCAAGATCAAGAAGCACGAGCTTACACGTAAGGATAAGGAAGAGGATCGCATGATTCACGTTCGCATCCAAAACGCCAACGTAGAGCCTGTATTCTTTGCCTATCCAGCGGTTGCCGAAATGGACAGCATCATTGCTAAGGTGGTTGCTGCAAGTGCTCCTGAGTACGACTTCGTTGCTGCCGATGGCTTTGGTCACAAGTTCTGGGTTATCGAGGACGATGCCGTTAACAAGCGCATCACCGAAATCTTTGCCGAAATTCCTGCGCTTTACGTTGCCGATGGTCACCACCGTACCGCTGCTGCTGCGCTAGTAGGCGAGGAGAAGAAGAAGGCTAACCCTAACCACACCGGCGACGAGGAGTACAACTTCTTCCTAGCGGTTATCTTCCCAGACAACCAGCTGAAGATTATCGACTACAACCGCGTTGTTAAGGATCTTAATGGTCTAACCACCGAGCAGCTTATTGCTAAGCTATCGGAAGATTTCGATATTAAGGAGATGGGTGCAGATATCTACACACCTAACGCTCTTCACAACTTCTCGATGTACATCGATGGCAAGTGGTACTCACTAACCGCTAAGGCTGGCACCTACGACGATAACGACCCAATCGGAATCCTAGATGTTACCGTTCTTTCGAACCTAGTTCTAGACAAGGTGCTTGGCATTAAGGACCTCAGAACCGACAAGCGTATCGACTTCGTTGGTGGTATCCGTGGTCTTGGCGAGCTTAAGCGCAGAGTGGATAACGGCGAGATGAAGGTGGCTTTTGCTCTTTACCCTGTAACCATGCAGCAGCTCATCAACATTTCGGACACCGGCAACATCATGCCTCCAAAAACAACTTGGTTCGAGCCTAAGCTCCGCTCGGGTATCGTAATCCACAAGTTGGACTAA